The following proteins are co-located in the Dromiciops gliroides isolate mDroGli1 chromosome 2, mDroGli1.pri, whole genome shotgun sequence genome:
- the LOC122740490 gene encoding 60S ribosomal protein L23a-like, whose protein sequence is MAPKAKKEAVVPPKTEAKSKALKAKKAVLKGVHSHRKKKIRTSPTFRRPKTLRLRRQPKYPRKSAPRRNKLDHYAIIKFPLTTESAMKKIEDNNTLVFIVDVKANKHQIKQAVKKLYDIDVAKVNTLIRPDGEKKAYVRLALDYDALDVANKIGII, encoded by the coding sequence atggCGCCGAAGGCGAAGAAGGAAGCGGTTGTTCCCCCCAAGACGGAAGCCAAGTCCAAGGCTTTGAAGGCCAAGAAGGCGGTATTGAAGGGCGTGCACAGCCACAGAAAGAAGAAGATCAGGACGTCCCCCACCTTCCGGCGACCCAAGACTCTAAGGCTTCGAAGGCAGCCCAAGTACCCTCGGAAAAGTGCCCCGAGGAGAAACAAGCTTGACCACTATGCCATCATTAAGTTTCCCTTGACCACCGAGTCTGCTATGAAGAAGATCGAGGACAACAACACCCTTGTCTTCATTGTAGATGTCAAGGCCAACAAGCATCAGATTAAGCAAGCTGTAAAGAAGCTTTATGACATCGATGTGGCCAAGGTCAACACACTGATCAGGCCTGACGGAGAGAAGAAGGCCTATGTCCGACTGGCTCTAGACTATGATGCTTTGGACGTTGCCAACAAAATTGGAATCATCTAA